In a single window of the Arachis hypogaea cultivar Tifrunner chromosome 6, arahy.Tifrunner.gnm2.J5K5, whole genome shotgun sequence genome:
- the LOC112805739 gene encoding uncharacterized protein, translating into MPIKEEAWNCPKKKKYETSKVQQPGRVFTTSAASVEGSETLIKGNCEVAGKSLTTLFDSRATNSFIAFEKASELGLKIVVLGYDLKVHNATSEVVVTSLDHNLGLVLLSKNSVLLNCSEKEAAFYVRRVRRAGCSKGVNCIGCGCEGVILLVTNASGEEQSLEQIPIVCEFSEVFPDDIPEFPPA; encoded by the exons ATGCCAATCAAGGAAGAAG CCTGGAATTgtccaaagaaaaagaagtacgaGACCAGCAAAGTGCAGCAACCGGGAAGAGTGTTTACTACTTCTGCAGCAAGtgttgagggatctgagacactgatAAAAGGTAACTGTGAAGTAGCTGGTAAATCTTTAACTACTTTGTTTGACTCTAGAGCGACAAATTCATTTATAGCATTTGAAAAGGCTAGTGAactaggattgaagattgtagttTTGGGTTATGATCTGAAGGTGCATAATGCCACTTCTGAAGTCGTTGTGACTAG TCTTGATCACAACTTGGGATTGGTTTTGTTGTCCAAGAACAGTGTTTTGCTAAACTGTTCTGAAAAGGAAGCTGCATTTTATGTCAGAAGGGTTAGAAGGGCAGGTTGTAGCAAAGGTGTAAACTGTATTGGGTGTGGATGTGAGGGTGTAATTCTATTGGTGACAAATGCGTCGGGTGAGGAACAGAGCTTAGAACAAATTCCGATTGTATGTGAATTTTCTGAAGTGTTTCCGGACGACATACCTGAATTCCCTCCTGCTTGA